The Plasmodium cynomolgi strain B DNA, scaffold: 0014, whole genome shotgun sequence genome segment TAATGTGAAGCAGCGTATATTACTGAGAAGTACAACGTAAACAAATATTTGactaaataaatttaaacatattataTTCTTTGCATATAAAACAGTAATGTAATTTCGCAACTACTTCCCTTTTCATTGGAGGGCATATTCTACAAATTAGTGCTTTTCTCAAGGATTCACATTGCCTAATGGAGAGCGCTTTTAGAATCACTACTAAAGCGTATGTaaagtataaatatataagcaatcgctgaaaaatgtaaacttCTTAGTAAAAAGTGGTCATCCAATGTGATGACCCTCCTATGAATTATAAAACATACTGTGCAGCAGGCAGTTCTTACACATTATTGACCAAGTTTTATGGGAACCTTTGTCTACTAATGTATCGATGTGATGATTCCTTTGTATTGATGCTAATAATAATGCTTCCTTAAGCCTTACGTTTAAAGTGTAAACAAATGATAcacaaaatttgttaaacaaTTGACGAATTTGATGCATTAGCTGTTAATTGATAcaatatgtgcatatgtactcatgatacattataataaaaaaaaatgcttaaaaaGGTACCGCAATATTAGGCATATAACAGAATATCAGATTATTCTATTAAACTAATGaccaaaacaaaaaggaaaggaaatcCTACAAACAACAACTGAATAAACTTTTAGacaataaaacaaaaaaaacactcaaACGGttaagttataaaaaaattacaaaataaagtgcATTTTTGAcagcattatttttatcatgctttataaaatatagctgcagataaaaaatatatttatgtttttaatttccccatttttgtgtactcTTCCATATAAGACATTGCGGATATCCCTAAGTAGACTGATAAGATATGTGCAatcatttttcgtttctaCTTGGATTTACATTTCCAGGCGGGTTTTGTCATAATGGCTTCTCAACCGCTACATgaatattatgataaattgttttttttttgagtgcaCGTTTAACTAACTAAGTCCCAAAAGGAATAAactaaaaggaaaaattattttaaataagtgcatttattttatgcgTATTTATATAAGATATGCCCCATAATATAAACCTATTGTGTTCTTAATTTACTATTGTACTTTgtagaaaacgaaaaatgtcATTAACATCCCTAGTAATGTGAAAAGACCTAAGGTGGAAGCATCGAAAGGATCACATATTAATTTATCACATGGTTCTTTTGACGTTTTTGAATAACTAAATGTGCGGACATATTCAATGGGTAGAGGCGTTTGTTGCTTTTTATAATAAGTTGATTTGGTTTTTCAATTCCACtatatgtcaattttttatacaaactAAACGGGTTGCACTTTTCATTGCATTTAAAATACTTTGGACATTCATTTATGTGTTCCCTATTTCGATGATAAATGAAGCATCTTTCTATATACGTTCCATACAATTGATTGATATAAGTGACATATTTTCAATGTCCTTgacatttaaatttatcagTAGAATCCTTACACTCATACAGTGTTTtgtagtttttaaaataatcatacaaatctttcatttctttacATTCATCTAAGCCACAAAAAGAGGTTGAAAAAGCAGGGTTCCTAGTCagtaattttataatatctacttttaatttttttctaattcagTATTGTTAGATTTTATGTATCATACTACCTGATTATAAATACTAAActcattatttaaaaatgcagatTTTTCACGATAATCCTCGTTCCGTAGTTCAGAACTGATATCATACACTATTTTGAGTAAGTTGGCAAAACCTCCtatttcataaatatttttcgaattgccagtaaatattttactcATTTCGTCGTAAGTCCAGTAcatgaaatataaacaatGATCATCctgattttcttccttatctTCAATGTTggataattttccttttaaatttcttgcTAACTTTTTACAAAGATTGTCCAACTTTGTTCGTTCACTTTCAGATTTAAACTTATCCTTGCAATAGTTGTCATACTTATTAGAGGATGATTCTTTATTCAATTCCTCATATACATCATATGAAGGAAACGTCTTTAACTTTCTTTCCTGAATAtcaaaaagtagaaaaaaacattaaatgAATAGGCAAGGTTTCACTTCCACGAATGTATCATTTTAGTCCGTTCTTATTGGTACTCtacatttaaataatgaattTTCAAAAGAATTACTACATAAATTCAATGTgcattttatgaattatgcCTCTAGACGATTACTTACATCAATTGCTGCTTCCAATTTTATATGATTTGAACGCTTGATTTGTTTTCTGATTATCTACTTTTCCTTCTACCGCGGGTAATCCTATATCGCTTTGGAATACAACATTTTAGACAGTTATGAGGACATTTCCTATCGAGTAAATTTAAGGCCTCCTTTCCTTTAAACTTCTCTGCAAATTGGGGTAATTCATAACTATACGCTTCATTCATCTGTGGAGTATATTCCTCTTTCATATGTTTCTACAACTGAAAATGTTGTTTACAAATTGGCAATATTTCTGCTAAAAATTGAGACTCACAAGTACACTTTCTATGCCATCATAGCCTACGacaaaatcataaaaatgtttcttatttttcaGTTTATCTGCATTATacgtttttgtaaaattattattgcaTTTATGGTTATTTTCTCTATCAGATTTGCTAATATCCAAAAACGTTTACAAATTCACGTATATCTTAgcaaatattaaaaaattaagcactgctctcttttatattttgcgtATAACCAatagattaaaaaatcataacATTTATTGCTACATATATCAGGCAAATTTAAAGTGTAATAAATGTAGTACCAATATTTGCAATATGTGTTCACTCTTTCCCCAAAGCTGACTTTTCGAAAGTTCCTTTACAGCAGCgtcatatttttgcaaaccaTTACATGATTTCGCACTTAGGTCCAAACATCTATAGAATCTACCCAATTTAGACTTGTTCAAAAATTCAGCATATgaatcaaaagaaaataaaaatatacacgaAACATGGTTCgtttttcttattaaattcttctatattaaaaaagaattaaacaaCTCAATCACattagtaataaaaaaatgaaaggtACATTATCTACTGAGGTTTCAGGACCCCTCTTTCCGGTATCCGCCCCTTCTGCAGTTTGTtctgaaaaaattatagattTGAGAAAcgttataaaattaagattgccatatgttttttttcattgactcttactttttcttctttaaggGACATGTCTCTGCATCATAAGAACCGTCTTGTATAGTTAAACAAACGTTTGGACCTTTTTCATTCAGATAGGTAGCTCTCTGTCTTTTCCCCAAAAGTGatgtttaaatttgtttatttcatCAACATAAGATGATTaatttccctcttttttcatttctttgtATAATTCAAATATGCTCCTTATGTAGGTGCAATATACatcatcattttgctttatcaGTTTACCCAAATATTCCTGCTATACTATCGTAAAATTCTAAAATATCGAATAACATTTTCTTTAGTACATCCTTATTAAgcttataaaatttatcacattcacattttttttcctattcctTTATTAGATATGTTCACACATGCTTTCTGCAGTAATTCAGTATATTCTGAATCATTAATTCAGTCATAAAAGCAGTATTTAAAATAGTCACAACACGTATATTTACTTGATTGACACAACCATGGCTAAATATCCTTCCAGTCGATTAATATGTTTTCAAGATTATAACAAAGAGAAACAAGAACATCCTTTTGTTTGGGAACTACATACCCCAATAATTTTTGCACATATAGGATacgtttttcatttaatatgaGATTTATtgcttaataaaaaataaaattgatgtaaTCCTAATTTATGATATCAAGAATCCTAAAATACAAAAGACATATGcaaacgcaaaaatgtttattacaAAGAAATGGCCTTTTACTAAACTGTAggcataataaaaaaacgaaataaaaatatgctgctaataattttaattattaatatgcgAAAACAAACTGTATTAATAACTTATTTAGATTAGGGTCTACTAAATTGTCAGACATGTTAGTTTatctaaataaaaaatatcagtgggtgcatatatatgcgcgCCAATAACAGCAACTTATAATCTATCTAAAGATAACTTATTGTCTTATAACAATGCCAATTTAACATTTATgcgcaggaaaaaatttctgactaaaaattaacattatattatactgctaatattataataccacctttaattataaaaaaatagtaaaacgAAACTTAGCTGTATACCCATTTTGGGTAGAACATATCGACCGAAGTTAAATGtaacacatatacacattaCACATTTCCATGAATATGAACTTTGGAAAagcaaattatatttttgttcccatCAGAAAAAAGTCTATTCTTATCGAATTGGTTAGATTTACGAATCTACCCCCTCTTcacaattaaaatatgtatttcaaataaattgctccttctaaaaaatattcttccgTTCtatgtacaaatttttttgtcactcctTTCAAACAGCATTGTtcgaataattttattcagaTCCATTGAATTTATGACATTATGTACATGTTTCTGAACCaaacacattttataaaaaaattaattctagTAAAGTAGAAGAACCAATACAGGAAATAAAACTTAGGAGTTTCAAGCAGCGAAGCATACACATTAGTTCCATGAAAATTGGCAATTtcctatttatattaatcaGTTACACTAATGGAACACAGTAAATATGTCAATGTGGTATTTAAAACAGCTTGTTCCTTTTGTGCTAAATTATCTTACCCGCTTATTCATTAAGGTGTAATTAATAGCACAAGCAGTAAAGGAGTAAATAATTCCGATGTGCAGTTGAgtgtaataaatattttccaatCACAAATATGTGATATGGGAGTGACAGTGGCTATTTTCTAAATTGATGTAAGTCACCAAAACATTTAGGGatcatataattattataaacaGGCGAGAGGTGTTTATAAAAActgtattttattaatacaAGTGCTATGAATATTTCGTAAATGtttcgaaattttatttatttgcctAAAACAtacttatataattaatgcATATCATAATTCAGTGTAAAATTAGACCCACTCCCCCTCAACATGCGTAACTATATTATGGAAAGCATAATATTCTAAACAGAACCtgtgatgagaaaaaaaattaacttatAGCATTGCACCTCTTGATTGTTAATTATCCGTCTCTACAttaatatattgtatatatctATGAAGAaatcatatattatatgtgagcatatcaaataaaaaaacttaatAGATGTACATTTcttacacaaaataaaattttaacagaatataattaaaaacttcACTAAGGATGTTCACTGTCCTATAAatggtacatttttatatatgaaacATGTCCccgataatttttttgaacacTTTCTAATAAAAATACAGCAACCATCTAAGTCGAATGAACACTGTAGAGCTTTT includes the following:
- a CDS encoding hypothetical protein (putative) — encoded protein: MHIEFIKLKTFPSYDVYEELNKESSSNKYDNYCKDKFKSESERTKLDNLCKKLARNLKGKLSNIEDKEENQDDHCLYFMYWTYDEMSKIFTGNSKNIYEIGGFANLLKIVYDISSELRNEDYREKSAFLNNEFSIYNQVV